From Mastacembelus armatus chromosome 13, fMasArm1.2, whole genome shotgun sequence, one genomic window encodes:
- the or95a1 gene encoding odorant receptor 129-1 — MHNLTEFTANATSRKSLSVIIKVCVVIPFFCVFLCCIVIMLHIFASHRQFLDTSRYILFAYMLINDTLQLLSSVLLFLLVMGEIKFAIVFCVPLLFISTATFQNTPLILATMSLERYVAIFYPLHCPAAWRSDHIWIIILSLWLISSIFPIIGYAIGGIQPTVDVLSTPVLCRNVIVNSSPMQILFKAVGNVLFFAAVAVIILFTYLRILLETRKMRQDRVSVSKAMHTVLLHGFQLLLCILAFTSPITETLIVLDAKWLPEDIVFFNYFCFILIPRFLSPLIYGFRDQSLRGYIGKTFLCCSHKVKSNVRGQLQDNISPS, encoded by the coding sequence ATGCATAATCTGACTGAATTTACAGCCAATGCAACTTCCCGCAAAAGCCTATCTGTGATCATCAAGGTGTGTGTGGTCATCCCCTTCTTTTGCGTCTTTCTTTGCTGCATTGTCATAATGCTGCACATCTTTGCATCTCACAGACAGTTCCTGGACACCTCCCGTTACATTCTCTTTGCCTATATGCTGATCAATGACACCCTGCAGCTCCTgtcctctgtgctgcttttcCTCCTTGTCATGGGTGAGATAAAATTTGCTATTGTCTTCTGTGTCCCCCTGTTGTTCATATCAACAGCCACTTTTCAGAACACGCCCTTAATCCTAGCCACCATGTCACTGGAGCGTTATGTTGCCATTTTCTATCCCCTGCATTGCCCGGCCGCCTGGCGCTCAGACCATATCTGGATCATTATTCTGTCTCTGTGGCTCATCAGCAGTATCTTCCCAATCATTGGGTATGCTATTGGGGGTATTCAACCTACCGTGGATGTCCTCTCTACCCCTGTGCTTTGCAGAAATGTTATTGTCAACTCGTCTCCAATGCAGATATTGTTCAAAGCTGTTGGAAATGTGCTGTTCTTTGCAGCGGTGGCTGTGATCATCCTCTTTACATACTTGAGAATCCTGCTAGAAACTAGGAAGATGAGACAGGACAGAGTGTCTGTGAGCAAAGCCATGCACACTGTGCTGCTACATGgctttcagctgctgctgtgtataTTGGCCTTCACCAGCCCCATCACTGAAACTCTCATAGTGCTAGATGCTAAGTGGCTACCAGAAgacattgtattttttaattacttCTGCTTCATCCTAATCCCACGTTTTCTTAGCCCACTCATTTACGGCTTTAGGGATCAGAGTCTCCGGGGCTACATTGGGAAAACATTCCTCTGCTGTTCACACAAAGTCAAATCTAATGTCAGAGGCCAACTGCAAGACAACATATCACCTTCTTGA
- the LOC113134042 gene encoding diablo homolog, mitochondrial-like, with translation MQAVRQCSVCASRAAGGLLRNQTEFSLLTNKSMLRRGAACVRVLSRSDSAPFKCTKPGVQKLGELAGPVHMSKAPLGVGRSICAVPFTQQVENLSHDSLIRRAASVVTDSSSTFLSQTTLALIDALTDYSKAVHTRIALQRRYLASLGKLTPAEEDSLRQVINVQRAEISDRLNECKRFESSWVNAVSLCKMAAEAAYTSGGEQASLTMRANIQVAQSQVEEARKMSVDADKKLAETKVEEIQRMAEYAASLEDSEEHEVHEAYLRED, from the exons ATGCAAGCTGTTCGTCAGTGCTCGGTGTGTGCCAGTCGTGCCGCTGGAGGACTTCTGCGCAATCAGACAGAATTTTCACTGCTGACCAACAAGAGTATGCTCAGGAGAGGAGCAGCCTGCGTCCGAGTCTTGAG CAGGTCAGACAGTGCCCCCTTCAAGTGCACAAAGCCTGGAGTCCAGAAGTTGGGGGAATTGGCAGGACCCGTACACATGAGTAAAGCACCTTTAGGTGTTGGCCGGAGCATTTGTGCTGTCCCTTTTACACAG caAGTTGAAAACCTCTCTCATGATTCCCTGATCAGAAGAGCAGCCTCAGTGGTTACAGATAGTTCAAGTACTTTCCTCTCCCAGACCACGTTGGCCCTCATAGATGCTCTTACAGACTACTCAAAG GCTGTGCACACGCGCATTGCTCTTCAAAGACGGTATTTAGCCTCATTGGGAAAACTGACCCCAGCAGAGGAGGATTCGCTCCGGCAGGTGATCAATGTCCAGCGGGCAGAG ATTAGCGACAGACTAAATGAATGCAAACGTTTTGAGTCTTCCTGGGTCAATGCAGTCAGCTTATGTAAAATGGCAGCGGAGGCAGCGTACACTTCTG GAGGTGAACAAGCATCTCTCACAATGAGGGCAAACATTCAGGTGGCCCAGTCGCAGGTGGAAGAGGCACGGAAAATGTCAGTGGATGCAGATAAGAAGCTGGCCGAGACTAAAGTAGAAGAGATCCAAAGAATGGCTGAATATGCTGCCTCCCTAGAAGATAGTGAGGAGCATGAGGTACATGAGGCTTATCTACGAGAGGACtaa
- the LOC113134662 gene encoding odorant receptor 131-2-like, with the protein MATNNSLVDGDFLQRKVKIVIVQVLVMIFLCINLLLLTTFYKKECFHTTTRYILFAVTLLSDSLLLFMSDILLILTHFNFTMHVWLCVIMCVLVFLYLTVTPVTLTAMTLERYVAICMPLHHAELCNIRRTKHCILIIHSLSSVPCIVILSTFFASAPASLYKQYRICSLEIFVFYRWQSYLISAVYQFQFLIMCIVIVFSYVKIMKVAKSASGGNKKSTWKGLRTVVLHGFQLLLCLIQLWCPFIEAAILMINFSSFENVRYFNYITFYLAPRCLSPLIYGLRDETFSLALKHNACFGFYCVKNNVQISFV; encoded by the coding sequence ATGGCTACTAACAACTCATTGGTTGATGGTGATTTCTTGCAGCGAAAGGTCAAGATTGTTATTGTGCAGGTCCTGGTAATGATTTTTCTTTGTATCAATTTGTTACTCCTTACAACCTTTTATAAAAAAGAGTGCTTCCATACAACTACACGCTACATCTTATTTGCAGTTACATTACTATCAGATAGCTTATTGTTATTTATGTCTGATATACTACTTATCTTGACCCATTTCAATTTTACCAtgcatgtgtggttgtgtgtcattatgtgtgtgctggtgtttctgtatttgacaGTGACACCAGTTACTCTGACAGCAATGACGCTGGAGCGCTATGTGGCCATCTGTATGCCCCTGCATCATGCAGAGCTGTGCAACATACGCAGAACTAAACATTGTATCCTCATCATTCACAGCCTCAGCTCTGTACCCTGTATTGTTATTCTCTCCACTTTCTTTGCTTCAGCCCCTGCTAGCCTCTATAAACAATATAGGATATGTTCACTGgagatatttgtgttttacaggTGGCAGAGTTATCTTATATCAGCTGTATATCAATTCCAGTTCTTGATCATGTGCATCGTCATTGTTTTCTCCtatgttaaaataatgaaagtgGCCAAATCTGCATCAGGAGGCAATAAAAAATCAACATGGAAAGGGCTTAGAACAGTGGTTCTTCATGGTTTTCAGCTGTTGCTCTGTCTCATCCAGCTGTGGTGCCCTTTCATAGAAGCTGCTATACTTATGATTAATTTTAGTTCATTTGAAAATGtgagatattttaattacataacATTTTATCTTGCACCAAGATGTCTGAGTCCTCTCATTTATGGCCTCAGGgatgaaacattttctcttgCACTAAAACATAATGCTTGCTTTGGATTTTACTGTGTAAAAAATAATGTGcagatttcatttgtttaa
- the LOC113134719 gene encoding odorant receptor 131-2-like, which yields MAANNSLIVGESSVYTVNNQVILVQVLVSVFLCINFLLITTFLLNDLFYRTMRYILFAVTLLSDCLFLVMTDILLILSYFRFSMQMWLCFLIYIVLSVYTFVTPITLTAMTLERYVAICMPLRHAELCSIRSALHCILIIHGLSAVPCIFVLSIVFASAAHSFYAQDRVCTVEIFILHSWQSHFRSAVCQSYFLIMCIIIVFSYVKIMKVAKAASGENKKSSWKGLRTVVLHAFQLLLCLIQLWCPFIEAAVLQINVMLFINVRYFNYITFILAPRCLSPLIYGLRDEKFFHSLKYYALCGLYKKQS from the coding sequence atggCGGCTAATAACTCATTGATTGTTGGTGAATCTTCAGTGTACACGGTCAATAATCAAGTCATTTTAGTTCAGGTTCTTGTGTCAGTTTTCCTCTGCATAAACTTTTTGTTAATCACAACTTTTCTTTTGAATGATCTCTTTTACAGAACCATGCGCTACATATTATTTGCTGTTACACTGCTGTCTGATTGTCTGTTTTTGGTTATGACTGATATCCTACTCATCTTGAGCTATTTTCGTTTCTCCATGCAAATGTGGCTGTGTTTTcttatatatattgttttgtctgtgtacaCTTTTGTGACACCCATTACTCTCACAGCAATGACACTGGAGCGCTATGTGGCCATTTGCATGCCCCTACGACATGCAGAGCTGTGCTCCATACGCAGCGCTCTGCACTGCATCCTCATCATTCATGGTCTCAGTGCTGTACCCTGCATTTTTGTTCTCTCCATTGTCTTTGCATCTGCAGCCCACAGTTTCTATGCACAGGACAGAGTATGCACTGTGGAAATCTTTATCTTGCACAGCTGGCAGAGTCATTTCAGGTCAGCTGTATGTCAGTCTTACTTTTTGATCATGTGTATCATCATTGTTTTCTCCtatgttaaaataatgaaagtgGCCAAAGCTGCATCAGGAGAGAATAAAAAGTCCTCATGGAAAGGGCTTAGAACAGTGGTTCTTCATGctttccagctgctgctctgtctcaTTCAGTTGTGGTGCCCATTCATTGAAGCTGCTGTCCTTCAGATTAATGTTATGCTATTTATTAATGTCAGATACTTTAATTACATAACTTTTATTCTTGCTCCAAGGTGTTTGAGTCCTCTCATTTATGGCCTCAGGGATGAAAAgttttttcattcattgaaATACTATGCTCTGTGTGGCTTGTACAAGAAACAGTCATGA